Proteins co-encoded in one Alkalinema sp. FACHB-956 genomic window:
- the gcvT gene encoding glycine cleavage system aminomethyltransferase GcvT: MTDTLQRTPLFDLMGNARTIGFSGWEMPVQFSSITQEHQAVRTAVGMFDISHMGAFSLKGNVLEQIQRLVPSDLSRLQPGQAQYTVLLNSQGGIIDDLIFYYQGGTGNEQSWITIVNAATMQKDWNWMQTNLDLNQLQLENRSQNKTLIAVQGPQAVGQLQALVQGSIESLKAFEHTEASFNEQPIFVARTGYTGEDGFEVMSAPEVGRALWQALLAAGVTPCGLGARDTLRLEAAMCLYGQDINDETTPLEAGLGWLVHLDRKGEFIGRSVLEQQKAEGVKKRLMALQLEGRNIARHDYPILNAGETVGIVTSGTLSPTLGYPVALGYVPTELATIGNTVEVSIRGKAYPATIVKKPFYKASR, encoded by the coding sequence GTGACTGACACCCTGCAACGCACTCCTCTGTTTGACCTGATGGGCAATGCCCGCACGATCGGCTTTTCTGGCTGGGAAATGCCCGTTCAGTTCAGTAGCATCACCCAAGAACACCAAGCGGTCAGAACGGCTGTGGGGATGTTTGATATTTCCCATATGGGTGCTTTTTCGCTGAAAGGCAACGTGCTGGAGCAAATTCAAAGATTGGTGCCTTCGGATCTGAGTCGGTTGCAACCGGGACAGGCACAGTACACCGTATTGTTGAATTCCCAGGGAGGCATCATTGACGATTTAATTTTTTATTATCAAGGCGGAACAGGAAATGAACAGTCTTGGATTACGATCGTCAATGCTGCGACAATGCAAAAAGATTGGAATTGGATGCAGACAAATCTTGATCTAAATCAATTGCAATTGGAAAATCGATCGCAAAATAAAACGCTAATTGCCGTGCAAGGCCCACAGGCCGTTGGTCAACTGCAAGCGCTCGTTCAAGGTTCGATCGAATCCCTGAAAGCCTTTGAACATACGGAAGCTAGCTTTAACGAACAACCCATTTTCGTGGCACGCACGGGCTATACCGGAGAAGATGGCTTTGAGGTTATGAGTGCGCCGGAGGTGGGACGAGCCCTATGGCAGGCACTATTGGCGGCAGGGGTGACGCCCTGTGGATTGGGGGCGCGGGATACCCTGCGGCTGGAAGCAGCGATGTGCCTGTATGGGCAGGATATTAATGATGAGACGACGCCATTAGAAGCGGGGTTGGGTTGGCTAGTGCATTTGGATCGAAAGGGGGAATTTATTGGCCGATCGGTGTTGGAGCAACAAAAGGCGGAGGGGGTGAAAAAGCGGCTGATGGCGTTGCAGTTGGAAGGCCGCAATATTGCTCGCCACGACTATCCCATTCTCAATGCGGGGGAAACGGTGGGGATTGTGACCAGTGGCACGCTGTCGCCCACCTTGGGCTATCCGGTGGCCTTGGGCTATGTGCCGACGGAACTGGCAACGATCGGCAATACGGTAGAGGTCAGTATTCGGGGTAAGGCTTATCCTGCCACGATCGTGAAGAAGCCCT